TTGTAAACCAACTTCGTTGAGATATTGCAAACGGTTTCTTATTTCTATCAAAATTCGTTTCGAAACGCTTTCTTGATGTTCTGTAAGCTCTACTTCTTGGAAAAACTGAGTGAGTTCGTCTAAAGGAAGTAAAACTAATTCTTGAATTGATTTTTCGCCTATTTTTACATAACCAGCCTCTTTTCTGATACGTGTTCCCAAACAGTCAGGACAAACTCTTCTACCTCTATATTTTGACAACAAAACTCTATATTGAATTTTGAAACTCTCTTTTTCTAAATCTTCAAAAAACTCATCTAATCCTTTAAAATATTTATTTCCAGTCCAAAGAAGTTGTTGCTGTTTTTCTGTCAAATCTTGATAAGCACGATGAATCGGAAAATCAAAATCAATTCCTTTTTGGATAAGTGGAGTAAGCCATTTACTCATTTTTGGCGTTCTCCAAGGCGCAATTACACCTTCATAAACCGACATTGTTTTGTCAGGAATTACTAAGTCATCATCAATTCCCAAAACCGTTCCGAATCCTTCACACGTACGACACGCCCCATAAGGACTATTAAAACTAAAAAAATTGATATTTGGCTCTTCAAATAACATTCCGTCGGCTTCGAAACGGTCTGAAAAACTCGTTGTTTCTACTTCTTTTCCTTTTTGATAAATTTCCACAACACAATCTCCTTTACTTTCATAAAATGAAGTTTGAACAGAATCAGCAATACGGAAACGGTTTTGTTCGTCGCCTTTTTTGATTACTCCTCTATCAATCAGTATGTAAAGCGTATGTTTTTGAAGACGTTTGAGTTCAGCTTGTTGTTCTTTTGTTAGTCTTGAAATAGGTTCTTTTGCTTTAGTCGCTTTCTTTGTTGGCTTTTTTCCTGCCTTTTTTAATTTTTTCTTTTCTTCTAAATAATCTTTCTGGCTTTCGCCTTTGTGTTCTTCTAAAAAGCTCTCCAAATTCTGCTCGGTTTGGTCTTTCCCACTTTGTGCTTCTGGGTCAATTTCTTTTGGTAATAATTGCTCTATAAAAATGACCTCTTCTCCTGCTTTTATTCTTGTAAAACCTTGTTGCAAAAGAATATTTAATTGTTCTTCAAAAGTTCGTTCTTCAGGAATTACTAAAGGCGCAAGAATCATATATTTTGCGTTGCTTTCCGTCTGCTCATCTCCATAATTTTCAATAAAATCTACTACATCAGAAATAGTATCTTTCTTTACCATCTCTCCAGAAATAGGCGAATAGGTTATTCCAATTCTTGAAAAGAGAAGTTTTAGATAATCATAAATTTCTGTCGTCGTTCCCACTGTCGAACGTGGATTACGAGTATTTACCTTCTGTTCGACGGCAATAGCAGGAGAAACGCCACGAATCCAATCCACATCGGGTTTTTCCATTCTACCCAAAAACTGACGTGCATAACTACTCAAACTTTCCACATACATACGTTGCCCTTCTGCAAAAAGTGTATCAAAGGCAAGCGACGATTTTCCAGAACCCGAAACGCCAGTAATGACAATCAGTTTATTTCTTGGAACGGCAAGACTAATATTTTTGAGGTTATTTACTCGTGCGCCTTTTATGACAATATTTTGTTTGGTATCATAACCTTCTAACTCTTTTACTCGCTTTTCTTCTGCTTCTTTTGCTGCTATTTCTTCTTTTGTGAGGGCTTTTTCTGTGGTAGTGGGCATTTTGGGAATAATCTATATTTTGAATTATGTAAAACAGACATCCCTGTCTGTTTGAATTTATATTTATCGTTTTTAGACAGACTGGGAAGTCTGTCATACAGTTGTACAATTAGCAAAAATAACCATTTTTAGCCAAAAAAGTTAGCAAGAATTAATATTTTATAGAAATGTCGTAACAAATATCTAAGCAAAAAAACTCTATAACTACGTTTTGTAATTATAGAGTTTATATCAAAAAAGAAAACTTTAATTTAATTGTCTGTTTTTTCAAAGTTATCTACTATCCTAATAAAAATATTCTAATTGAGCAATTCCACCCCACTCATTAAAATTGCGTTCTCCTTCTGTTAGGATAGTTTGGTAGGTCGGAATTTGTCCATTAGTTATACGAGTATTTGGAAACACTAAATAAACTACATCACCAGATTGCCCTCCATTTTTAGGATTATTATTGATTCCTAATAGTTCGGCTGCTTTAATAGATGCTTCTCCCAAATGATTTGTTGGTCCTACATCGGCATAAATAGCATAACAAAACTTACCATTTCTTTGATTATAAACCACTCCAAAATCGCCTAACTTTGCTCCCATAGCTTTACTCGCTGGCAAAACTAAAAATGGAATCGTTTCAGAATTTGCATATCTACGAGGTTCACGGTCAGTATATCTAGCATCTACCATTGCTGTTGTAGAAACATAATACCCTGGAGTAGGCTCAAAAGAACGTTGAATGTAAGGAGTTCCACTTGAATTAGTAGCAATTCCCCACCAATTCCCTGGATAACCAGCATTGGCTAAATAATCTAAACCAGTATTGCTAGGATTGTAGGCATTAGGAGAACCATCAGCATTGATTGTCATTTCATTTTCAAAGAAAAATCCATTTCTACCCGAAAGTTTCCATACTGTTGTTCCTACTGCGACATCATACTGCTGGCGAGAAGTAATTAAAACTACATCATCTTTGATAGTAATTGTCTTGTTTTGAGTCGTAACAAGCGTACTTCCATTATAACCTTCAATTTTTAAAGCTCTATTTGTACCTACTCCATTAAATGTATAGTCAAATGAATAAGCATAATTAGAAGGTATGAGTGTATTTAATAAAAAATTATCTACATAAAACTTAACAGAAGTAAGATTTGCAGCTTTTCCAGCAAAAGTAACTGCTTGTCCTTTTGTTGCAGGATTTTGATACGTAGAAGTTAGACCAAAGGTAACTAAATAAGCATTTTGATAATTAGGAGCTATGTTTTTGAACATCATTGCTCTATATAAAAGTGAAGTTGCATCAGCACGAGTAGCATTTTTGGTTGGTTCTAATTTACGTTTATCGGGATAATTAATAATAAATTTATTCTGAACTGCATTTGCTATGGCTGTACTTGCCCAAGTCGCTATTTGAGAATAATCATCAAAATAAGCAGGTAAAGAATTAACATTTCCACCGCTCACATTAAGACCATTGGCAATAGCAACAGTAGTTTGAGTTTTGGTAATGTTCTCTTGTGGTTTAAAAGTTCCATCTGGATAACCTGACAAATAACCTGCTTTTGCAGCTTTGAGAATATTTTGTTCTGCCCAATGCCCACTAATGTCTGAAAAACTAAGATTTGCATTTTCAGGTTTTGGTGCTGGATTCAAACAACTGACAATCATTGTCGCAAACTCAGCTCGTGTAACATTATTAGCAGGTCTGAATGTCCCGTCTGTATAACCTGACATATAACCATTATTTGTCATGTAATTAATCTCAGTTTCTGCCCAATTTCCTGCCACATCAGTACTGCTCATTTGGCTTATTTGAATAGAAGAAGAGGTTTTTTTGTTTTTTTGGGTATCACGATTTAATAAAACTTCAGTTTCATCTTCTTTGAGTTCACAACTGAACACTAAAAATGAAAGAATAAACAATAGCACACTTAACTTTTTCATAATAAATTTTTATAACAATAATAAGGGAATAAAAAATAATAGGTAGTAAAATTTATTAATATTGAGTTTTAAAGTTAAGTTAATTAACTTATAATTCCTAACTATTTATTGAAATAATGCAAAACAAGCACTTTTACTCAAAATGAATTAGTATTTCTTTAGCGTTTTATCACATATGCTAAAATTTGTTAATTATTTGTTGTTTTTAACTCAACTATAAAAAAATATGAATAATTTTATTTGGAATTAACTCAAAAAATAATTCTAACAACTAAAAATAAGGGGAGAGCGTAAATTTTTAATCAATAATTTTTGTTTTATTAAATCTTACAATCTCAATGCAATTACTTCATTTTTTCAAAATTTTATTTAAGAATAAACTTCATTTTATTGCCTTTTTAGGCATTTTTTTACTTCTTTTCGTTTCCTGTAATAAAAAAACAGAAGAAGTTTCTCCAATACAGATTCCTGAACGTTTGGAAATCTCCCCAACTTCTCAAAGCATAGTTATTGGTGAAACAGCCAATTTTACGGCTACTTTTTTTGATAATATGGGAAATATAGTTTCTACTCCTTCTGATATTGTTTGGTCAAGTAGTAATTCTACTATCGCAAATGTAACACCTCAAGGAACTGCAACAGGACTCTCAGCAGGACAGACAACTATAAAAGCAACCTACCAAACCATAGAAGCAACAGCACTTTTGACTGTCGTAACTGATAATAATCAAGTAGCTACCATAACAATTACTCCATCAAATACAGAAATTACATTGACAGAAATGGCAAGTTTAGATTTTTCTGTAAAGAATAATTTGGGACAAGAAATTACAGGAAAAACAGCTACTTGGACAAGCAGTAACATAGAACTTGTAACTGTAGAAAACGGACAAGTTACAGCAGAGAACTATGGAACAGCAAATATTACAGCAACAGTCGACGGAATCCAAAGCAGTCCTGCAACAATACAAGTAATACGCAAAGGAACATTTACAAATAGAGGTTCGGGAAGTGTAAAACTTCGTATTGAGAACGAGGTTTTGCAAGTTGTGTTGGGAGATGATTTTTCTACGTCTTCTTCTCCTCCAGATTTGAGAGTATATTTAGGAGATACTAATAATAGTGTCAATGGTGCAGTAGAATTGGCTTCTTTACGCTCTTCTAGTGGCTCTCAAACTATCAATGTTTCTTCTGAGATTTCAATCACACAGTACCGTTATGTAATTATTTGGTGTAAACAATTTGGTGGCGTTTATGGTGTAGCTGATTTGGGAGAGTAATTTTAGTCTAAATTTTACCTAACTTTGATAGAAAAGTCGCTCAAACTTTGTCAGTAGTCTGTAATCAGACTCTGACAATAGTTTAGATTAAACTGACACACTGCCTTTGTTGGTGTTTTAGCGAAGCGACACCAACAAAAATAAATTACAAAAATGAACTTCAAAACTCGTTCCTACAAAAAGGAATTAATGGATGACTTAAATCTCGCTTCCGAAGACCTCAAAAAAAACCTTGATGAATTAGAATTCATAAACACAACTTTAGGAGGATATAAAGTTCTGACTTCGGCTTTAGATACACTTTACAAAGAAAATAAAATAAGTAAGAATCAAGAAAAGCAAAATCAAAAAACGGTAACTCTTGCCGACATTGGAAGTGGAGGAGGTGATACGCTTCGTCAGATTGCCAAATGGTTTGAGAAAAAAAATATCAAAGCAAAATTGACAGGAATTGATGCCAATGATTTTATGATAAATTATGCTCAAAATAAATCACAAAATTTTCCTCAAATTAGTTATGAAAAGCTAAACGTCTTTGATATTGATTCAAAGAATGAAAATAGATATGATTGGGCTACGATGTCACTTTTTTGTCATCATTTTACAGATGAAGAGCTTGTTTTGATTTTTAAAAATATTCAAAAACTCACTTCAAAAGGTTTTATCATCAATGATTTGCATAGAAATCCAATTGCTTATTACAGCATTTATTTTCTAACTCGTCTTTTTAATGGCTCGTATTTAGTCAAAAATGACGCTCCTCTTTCTGTTTTGCGTGCCTTCAAAAAACAAGATTTAATCAAAATTTTAGAAAAAGCAGAAATAACAAACTACAGAATAAAGTGGCAATGGGCGTTTCGTTTTCAAGTAATCGTTGAAAAAACCTAATGGTAATTTATAAGTGATAAATGAATTTCTTTTGAAAAAGGTGTGTTCTATTTTATTCTATCAAAAACATATTCATTCAAAAAACAAAATTATGGCTTACTCTCTCTCTTGGCTCATTTCAGAATACGAAAACTTGCAAAAACAAGATAAAAACTTTGATTATTTATTCTTTTGGGGACACAAACCAACTCCTGATGGAAGTCTTAGCAAAACTATTTTTAGTCAGTGGTGGCAAAAGGAGTTTTCTGTGAATGAAATAATTTATCCCACAGCAGAACACTTTATGATGGCAGAAAAAGCTCGTTTATTTGATGACACAGCTACTTTAGAAGAAATTTTGAAAGCAAAAAGTCCAAACGAAGCCAAAAAACTAGGTAGAAAAGTGCAAAACTTCAATGATGAAATTTGGAAAGAAAATCGTTCTAAAATTGTTGTAGAAGGAAATTATCATAAATTTTCTGACCCAGAATATAAATCGTTTTTAATTGGGACAGGAACTAAAATTATTGTTGAGGCAAGTCCGATGGATACAATTTGGGGAATTGGTCTTTCTCAAAATTCTAACAAAATCTATAATCCAAATACGTGGCGAGGACTAAATTTATTAGGTTTTGCGCTGATGGAAGTGAGAGATAGAGTGAGAAATGACAATTAATTTTGAATTATAAAAAAAGCCATCATAAAAATTATAATGGCTTTTAAAATTCTTTTGAGAATACCAAAATTACATTCTTATTCCTTTATAATACGAACCTGTTCAGTTCCTTCTGTGGTATTAATCTTTAATAAATAGAG
This is a stretch of genomic DNA from Bernardetia sp. MNP-M8. It encodes these proteins:
- the uvrA gene encoding excinuclease ABC subunit UvrA, giving the protein MPTTTEKALTKEEIAAKEAEEKRVKELEGYDTKQNIVIKGARVNNLKNISLAVPRNKLIVITGVSGSGKSSLAFDTLFAEGQRMYVESLSSYARQFLGRMEKPDVDWIRGVSPAIAVEQKVNTRNPRSTVGTTTEIYDYLKLLFSRIGITYSPISGEMVKKDTISDVVDFIENYGDEQTESNAKYMILAPLVIPEERTFEEQLNILLQQGFTRIKAGEEVIFIEQLLPKEIDPEAQSGKDQTEQNLESFLEEHKGESQKDYLEEKKKLKKAGKKPTKKATKAKEPISRLTKEQQAELKRLQKHTLYILIDRGVIKKGDEQNRFRIADSVQTSFYESKGDCVVEIYQKGKEVETTSFSDRFEADGMLFEEPNINFFSFNSPYGACRTCEGFGTVLGIDDDLVIPDKTMSVYEGVIAPWRTPKMSKWLTPLIQKGIDFDFPIHRAYQDLTEKQQQLLWTGNKYFKGLDEFFEDLEKESFKIQYRVLLSKYRGRRVCPDCLGTRIRKEAGYVKIGEKSIQELVLLPLDELTQFFQEVELTEHQESVSKRILIEIRNRLQYLNEVGLQYLTLNRKTATLSGGEFQRIKLATSLGSALVGSMYILDEPSIGLHPRDTQNLIKVLKKLRDLGNTVIVVEHEEEIMRAADQIIDIGPDAGAHGGNLIFQGTLEELEKDSESYTAKYLRDEMQVIVPQTPRKWNEYIEVVGAREHNLKNISVKFPLGVLTTVTGVSGSGKSTLVRQLLYPALAKHLGNHNDESGKMDKLDGNLKKVTSVEMVDQNPIGKSSRSNPVTYVKAYDYIRALFADQPISKQRGFTPAYFSFNVEGGRCETCQGEGKIKIEMQFMADIYLTCESCKGKRFQTEVLEVEFGGKNIADVLDMTVDEALITFKDSKPIMARLQPLQDVGLGYIQLGQSSNTLSGGEAQRVKLAAFLTKSASDRANREHILFIFDEPTTGLHFHDISKLLKSINALIEHGHTALVIEHNVEVIRAADWVIDLGKEGGKNGGHLCFEGTPKQLSGLEGNYTGEFL
- a CDS encoding S-layer homology domain-containing protein, translated to MKKLSVLLFILSFLVFSCELKEDETEVLLNRDTQKNKKTSSSIQISQMSSTDVAGNWAETEINYMTNNGYMSGYTDGTFRPANNVTRAEFATMIVSCLNPAPKPENANLSFSDISGHWAEQNILKAAKAGYLSGYPDGTFKPQENITKTQTTVAIANGLNVSGGNVNSLPAYFDDYSQIATWASTAIANAVQNKFIINYPDKRKLEPTKNATRADATSLLYRAMMFKNIAPNYQNAYLVTFGLTSTYQNPATKGQAVTFAGKAANLTSVKFYVDNFLLNTLIPSNYAYSFDYTFNGVGTNRALKIEGYNGSTLVTTQNKTITIKDDVVLITSRQQYDVAVGTTVWKLSGRNGFFFENEMTINADGSPNAYNPSNTGLDYLANAGYPGNWWGIATNSSGTPYIQRSFEPTPGYYVSTTAMVDARYTDREPRRYANSETIPFLVLPASKAMGAKLGDFGVVYNQRNGKFCYAIYADVGPTNHLGEASIKAAELLGINNNPKNGGQSGDVVYLVFPNTRITNGQIPTYQTILTEGERNFNEWGGIAQLEYFY
- a CDS encoding DM13 domain-containing protein, translated to MQLLHFFKILFKNKLHFIAFLGIFLLLFVSCNKKTEEVSPIQIPERLEISPTSQSIVIGETANFTATFFDNMGNIVSTPSDIVWSSSNSTIANVTPQGTATGLSAGQTTIKATYQTIEATALLTVVTDNNQVATITITPSNTEITLTEMASLDFSVKNNLGQEITGKTATWTSSNIELVTVENGQVTAENYGTANITATVDGIQSSPATIQVIRKGTFTNRGSGSVKLRIENEVLQVVLGDDFSTSSSPPDLRVYLGDTNNSVNGAVELASLRSSSGSQTINVSSEISITQYRYVIIWCKQFGGVYGVADLGE
- a CDS encoding methyltransferase domain-containing protein, with product MNFKTRSYKKELMDDLNLASEDLKKNLDELEFINTTLGGYKVLTSALDTLYKENKISKNQEKQNQKTVTLADIGSGGGDTLRQIAKWFEKKNIKAKLTGIDANDFMINYAQNKSQNFPQISYEKLNVFDIDSKNENRYDWATMSLFCHHFTDEELVLIFKNIQKLTSKGFIINDLHRNPIAYYSIYFLTRLFNGSYLVKNDAPLSVLRAFKKQDLIKILEKAEITNYRIKWQWAFRFQVIVEKT
- a CDS encoding NADAR family protein, which codes for MAYSLSWLISEYENLQKQDKNFDYLFFWGHKPTPDGSLSKTIFSQWWQKEFSVNEIIYPTAEHFMMAEKARLFDDTATLEEILKAKSPNEAKKLGRKVQNFNDEIWKENRSKIVVEGNYHKFSDPEYKSFLIGTGTKIIVEASPMDTIWGIGLSQNSNKIYNPNTWRGLNLLGFALMEVRDRVRNDN